One window from the genome of Bufo bufo chromosome 4, aBufBuf1.1, whole genome shotgun sequence encodes:
- the LOC120997468 gene encoding zinc finger protein 2 homolog: MGDPPCKSEEEEDIPVHVTTDHKKEDEDTMQCSSGGNYMTCNVHPVPHSTDLSYNPPNHEEPSPDQSQIVTTSNGQKGGKRFQCGECGKLFTKSLGLFRHRRIHTGEKPYSCSICGKCFTQKSDVVKHERIHTGEKPYSCSECGKCFTQKSSLDQHKRSHTGEKPYACSECGKCFTDKSNLAMHERSHTRENPEYMTERTFFMTTNKLVHASEEDLRIKTPTLN, encoded by the exons atgggcgatcccccgtgtaagagtgaggaggaggaggacattccagtccatgtgaccacag ATCATAAAAAAGAAGATGAAGATACCATGCAGTGCTCTTCAGGAGGAAACTACATGACCTGTAATGTACATCCGGTACCTCACAGTACAGATCTATCTTATAATCCTCCTAACcatgaggaaccttctcctgaccaatcacagattgttaccacAAGTAATGGGCAGAAAGGAGGTAAAAGATTTCAGTGTGGGGAATGTGGAAAACTGTTTACAAAAAGCTTAGGTCTTTTTAGACACAGAAGAATTCACacgggagagaagccatattcatgttctatatgtgggaaatgtttcacacAGAAATCAGAtgttgttaaacatgagagaattcacacaggagagaaaccgtattcctgttcagaatgtgggaaatgttttactcagaaatcaaGCCTGGATCAACATAAGaggagtcacacaggagagaagccgtatgcatgttcagaatgcgggaaatgttttacagataaatcaaatcttgctatgcatgagagaagtcacacaagggagaa TCCGGAGTACATGACTGAAAGGACCTTTTTCATGACAACGAACAAACTGGTACATGCCAGTGAAGAGGACCTCCGAATAAAGACCCCCACTTTAAACTAA